The Thermodesulfovibrionales bacterium genomic interval TGTAAGAATGATATCCTGAACAACCAGAAGGTCAAGACTCTTTAATCTCCTTTCAATAGCTGCTCCATCGGGCAGTACTGTTACAGGGTCTTCTCCCATTATATAAAGGGCCCTGAGACCTTCGCCATAAAGCATATCCCTCAGATTCAAACCACCTTTTAATGGTCTCACCCCGCTTAACCACAATCCTAGGGTATTTGAAAATTCTGCAGGAACCTGCAAATCATCAGGTGTATTCCCCAGAAGAAGTATAAGATTTGCAGCAGCTATAAAAAAGTCTTTTGATTTATTGTTTTCAGAAGCACCTGAGGTGAGTGCAAAGAGTCTCTTTGGTGTGGAGGCTATGAGCCTTGCAATATCCTCAATCTGATTTTCTGATATACCTGTTATTTCTGAAGTGTATTTAAGATTGAATTTCTTGATGGACTCTGACCACTCAGAATAACCTTTTATCTTTGAGGCATTATCTTTGTCAAAAAGGCCATTTGTAATAATGTAATTTGCAATAGCATTCAGAAGCACAACTCCTGTTCCTGGTCTTAATCTGAGCCAGTGGGTACTGTGTCTTACAAGTTTTGTCTGTCTGGAATCAGCCACTATAAGATAGGCACCTCTCTTTTTTGCCTGAATAAAGTTAAGTCCCCATACAGGATGGGTGGATGTTATATCTGATTCAACAACAAAGAGCAGATCCCGCTCAAGAGGCCTGTTCCAGTCTACAGGGTTATACTCAACACCAATCACTTCCTTCATTGCCTCCCATGCCTTTGCAAACCCAAATCTTGCTGCAGAATCAATATTATCAGTGCCTATAACATCTCTCATGAATTTCTGAAGCATGAAATTGTCTTCTACAGTGCATCTCTGGGATCCGATTGCGCCTATTGAAGATGGTCCATAGGAGTGCTTTATGATTTCAAGTCTCTTTGCGATAAAACCAAGTGCTTCCTCCCATGATACTGGCTTTAATTCCCCATCCTTTTTAAGAAGCGGTGTAGTAAGTCTCTTTTCTGAATAAAGAAAGTCAAATCCAAATCTTCCCTTGCTGCAGAGATTTCCGTCATTTATACCCTTGCCTTCCAGTCCTCTTGCCCTGACAATCCTGCCCTCTCTTAAAGAGATATTTGTTGTACAACCGCATCCGCAATAGGGACATATTATCGAATACTCATCCATATACCAGACCCTTGAGCGATGTCTGTACGATCTTGTACCGAGGGCACCTACAGGACAGGCATCTATACACTGACCGCAGAATTCGCAGTTCAGTGTCTCCTCAAAGGCTGGACTTATCTTTGCCTTAAAGCCCCTGTTAAGGATAGCAAGGGCACCAACGCCCTGGTGCTCTTTACAGAGATTCACACACTTTCCGCAGAGCACACACCTGTTTGTATTTCTCTCAACTATGGGAGCATCAAGCCTCTCAGGCTCTCGCATTCTAACTGCCTTTAATCTGCTCTGTGATGGTCCGTATTTAAATGCAAGGTCCTGAAGCTCGCACTCTCCTGCCTTATCACAGATAGGACAATCAAGGGGGTGATAGAGAAGAAG includes:
- a CDS encoding molybdopterin-dependent oxidoreductase; the protein is MINLKINGKEIKAREGSTILKAALDNGIYIPHMCWDRRLEPYGGCRLCIVEVEGQRRLITSCAAPVEEGMIVWTETPKVVKARKTVLELLLLYHPLDCPICDKAGECELQDLAFKYGPSQSRLKAVRMREPERLDAPIVERNTNRCVLCGKCVNLCKEHQGVGALAILNRGFKAKISPAFEETLNCEFCGQCIDACPVGALGTRSYRHRSRVWYMDEYSIICPYCGCGCTTNISLREGRIVRARGLEGKGINDGNLCSKGRFGFDFLYSEKRLTTPLLKKDGELKPVSWEEALGFIAKRLEIIKHSYGPSSIGAIGSQRCTVEDNFMLQKFMRDVIGTDNIDSAARFGFAKAWEAMKEVIGVEYNPVDWNRPLERDLLFVVESDITSTHPVWGLNFIQAKKRGAYLIVADSRQTKLVRHSTHWLRLRPGTGVVLLNAIANYIITNGLFDKDNASKIKGYSEWSESIKKFNLKYTSEITGISENQIEDIARLIASTPKRLFALTSGASENNKSKDFFIAAANLILLLGNTPDDLQVPAEFSNTLGLWLSGVRPLKGGLNLRDMLYGEGLRALYIMGEDPVTVLPDGAAIERRLKSLDLLVVQDIILTETAKLAHVVLPASSWAEKEGTFIGMTGLEQNILKILPEQGESIPDWKILRNLARITGAEIGKDIESIKKEFKEKLQAQGIDLAKLQKVQEPCFRIADFKLPEKKADQFYLVTGNLLQHSGVLSYLSKILDSVASDAVLAINENDAKRLHIKDDAFVKVSTKKGSIFLKTRITDEVPEGMVFAPVHFPHAKLNTIISLPSNGEIPLEVAEISPIK